The following proteins are co-located in the Castor canadensis chromosome 5, mCasCan1.hap1v2, whole genome shotgun sequence genome:
- the LOC109674425 gene encoding olfactory receptor 5AC1-like produces the protein MVEENQTLLIEFVLTGLTDRPELQVPLFLVFLITHLITMVGNLGLIVLIWKDPHLHTPMYLFLSSLAFSDACTSSSVTPKMLVNFLYQNHKTSLVECFTQFYFFGSSATTECFLLSVMAYDRYVAICNPLLYPVVMSNSLCTQFICVSYFVGFLHSAMHVGLLVRLTFCSSNTIHFFYCEILQLYKISCIDTTLNILLVFIFSAFIQVCTFMTIIISYSYVLFVVLKKKSEKGRSKAFSTCSAHLLSVSLFYGTLFLMYVRPSSGPTEEQDKMYSLFYTIIIPLLNPFIYSLRNKEVMAALRRLGKK, from the coding sequence ATGGTTGAAGAAAACCAGACTCTGCTGATTGAGTTTGTTCTCACAGGACTTACAGATCGTCCAGAGCTGCAGGTGCCCCTGTTCCTAGTGTTCCTAATCACCCACCTCATCACCATGGTGGGCAACCTTGGGTTGATTGTGCTTATTTGGAAAGATCCCCACCTTCATACCCCCATGTATTTATTCCTCAGCAGTTTGGCCTTTTCAGATGCATGTACTTCATCTTCTGTGACTCCTAAGATGCTTGTCAACTTTTTATATCAGAATCATAAAACGTCTCTGGTTGAGTGCTTcacccaattttatttttttggctccAGTGCAACCACAGAATGCTTCCTCCTAtcagtgatggcctatgaccgctacgTAGCTATATGTAATCCATTGCTTTATCCAGTAGTCATGTCCAATAGCCTCTGTACTCAGTTTATATGTGTTTCATATTTTGTTGGCTTTCTGCATTCAGCAATGCATGTAGGCTTGCTAGTTAGATTAACTTTCTGCAGCTCTAATACCATACATTTTTTCTACTGTGAAATTTTACAACTGTACAAAATTTCTTGCATTGACACCACATTAAATATACTTcttgttttcatcttttctgcCTTTATACAAGTCTGTACTTTTATGACAATTATCATCTCATACTCCTATGTCCTCTTTGTGGTCCTGAAAAAGAAGTCTGAGAAGGGCAGAagcaaagccttctccacctgcagTGCCCATctgctctctgtctctttgttctATGGCACTCTCTTCCTCATGTATGTACGCCCTTCGTCTGGACCAACTGAGGAGCAGGACaaaatgtattctttattttaCACAATAATAATTCCCCTACTAAATCCTTTTATTTACAGTTTGAGGAATAAAGAGGTTATGGCAGCTTTGAGAAGATTAGGGAAGAAATAA